One window of Elusimicrobiota bacterium genomic DNA carries:
- a CDS encoding Flp family type IVb pilin, which translates to MLKRFLKDERAQGMTEYVLLVFLIALLAYVAVQLFGGKVKNAFNKAGQKVDQATKK; encoded by the coding sequence AAAACGGTTCTTGAAAGACGAACGAGCACAGGGAATGACCGAGTATGTGCTGTTGGTATTCCTGATTGCGCTACTTGCATATGTTGCAGTTCAGTTGTTCGGTGGTAAAGTAAAAAATGCATTCAACAAAGCTGGACAGAAAGTAGACCAAGCAACAAAGAAATAA